The genomic region TTTTACATCTATGGCTCATCACCAATGACTCGTGACAAATGACAAATGACAAATGACAAATGACAAATGACTCATGACAAGTCACCCATACCTGCAATAATTAAGATATTTAGAAGTTTCAGAAATCGCTTTTCAGGCAGAGTGACTATAGGGTACAAATACTAAAATGACTAATGCAAATACTAGCAATGCCAGACCGTTTTTCTACCCCAACCGTACCTTAGAGCGGGCGCGTCGGGCACTGATTTGTTCTAGCTTTAACTTACACTTATTCCAGGCAATGATAGCTCAAAGCGTGCCAGTCATGGCGATCGCCGGCAATTCAGGCATGGAAAAAGGCTATAGCCAACGCCCATTAACAGAACTTGCAGTAGACAACGAACTCTTTTGGCTGATTCAAGTCGGTGTATTGCGGCGTGAGGTAGACGGACAGGGAATCACAGATAGTTTTCGGCTCACGCCTCTGGGCAGACAGCTAGTAGAGCGATACGCTCAGCATGGTAAGTGGGATACTCCAACGTGGCGCGATCGCCTTTACAATACCCTG from Chroococcidiopsis sp. SAG 2025 harbors:
- a CDS encoding Npun_F0494 family protein, coding for MTNANTSNARPFFYPNRTLERARRALICSSFNLHLFQAMIAQSVPVMAIAGNSGMEKGYSQRPLTELAVDNELFWLIQVGVLRREVDGQGITDSFRLTPLGRQLVERYAQHGKWDTPTWRDRLYNTLSSWLRLPF